From Punica granatum isolate Tunisia-2019 chromosome 1, ASM765513v2, whole genome shotgun sequence:
ACGCGGACCTCCCACCCACCACAACGACCAACTTCCTCAAGCTGGCCCTCGCCGAAGATGCACCGCCACATCAGGAAAAAACTCCTGTGATCCTCTGCGTGCAGACGCACCCCATTCATATCTTAGTCCTCCCTGTCGGCCGCGAAAACAGTAGTCCAGACGGCTGCACCTTCGAAGTATTAGGAAGAAGCCTCGGAAAATCTGCTGATAGCCTGCGTGTGCAATCATGGTGGTTTGAGCCCGAATCCATTTCTCAGCTGCAGTTTTGTGTTCCAGAAAGATGCGCAGGCACGTCAGGAAAAAGACTCTTCTAGGTTGTGCGCGCTAGCACGCCGAGAAAGACTCTTCATCATTGAGTGTTTGGGCCACAGAGCCATTCTGGACTGCCGCGATTTTGATACAGATCAAACTGTCGATCGGCCATTGAATCTTGTGGGGCACGAGAGAGGGAAAGAGGCATCAGGCAAGCCAGTGTCCTGTTTTGTTTTCATGTGCTGATTTATATAGACTTATTGAGGGAGTTCTTGTCCAGACATAAGCAAAGCTCATCTGTTTCATTTTATTCTTGGGGTTTTTGCCGACTGAGATCATCATGGTGGCCCACTCTGGAGGGTCCCATACCGACAACGCGGTGCCTTCGTCATCTTCAGCCTCGGGCGGAAACGGCACTGTTGTGGCCAAGAAGGAATTGAAGAAGGGGCCATGGACAGCTGCAGAGGATGCGATCCTCATGGAGTACGTGAAGAAAAACGGAGAAGGAAACTGGAATGCTGTGCAGAAGAACACGAGCTTGTCCCGATGCGGGAAGAGCTGCCGCCTCCGATGGACCAACCACCGCCGGCCCAACCTGAAGAAGGGCCCCTTCACCCCCGAGGAGGAGCGCCTCATCCTCCAGCTCCACGCCCAGCTCGGCAACAAGTGGGCCCGCATGGCTGCCCAGGTATGTTTTGTTGTTCGTGTTCGATCATGTCTGTTCGATCTCATTGTTTTGCTTAGCATTTCGATGTGGTGGTTTCTTTCGCCTTTTCCAGCTTCCGGGGCGAACTGACAATGAGATCAAGAACTACTGGAACACGAGAATCAAGCGCCGCTTCCGCCAGGGCCTCCTCCTTTACCCAAACAACATCGCTTTTCAGAAGCCAACAACTTCACCCCCAATGCAGCTGGAAGCCCAGCCAGCCACCACCCCTATCCGAGGCCGACCACCTCTGCAGATCCCTACCAGGACGATATCACAATTCCTGGCTCAGTCGCACTCCCCAAGCTCAACACTGAGCCCGACACTGCGCCCCGTCCCTCTCTCCCCACATTCCTACAGCCAATTCGAGACCAACTTCACCCACTCTATGTCCCTCTTTGATCCTTCCCCTccactctctccctctccgaGTGGTCTTCCAAGCTCGCATGGTCTTTGGAGCCCACATAGTCTTCCTAGTCCACATGGTCTTCCGAGCCCCCACGGTGCTCCTAGTCCACACAGTCTTCCTAGTCCACACGGTCTTCTGAGCTCACACTCGCCCACCATCTTGTCCCCGAATCTAGTTCTCAAGAGCTACCAAGACGCGAACATCTCCTTCCCGGGATTCTCCTTTCCCCTGCAGACCTCTCCTCTCCAGTTGCCTACTGCAAATTCTTTCCAATTCACTCCATTAACTTTCAACCTCAACTCCCCACAAGGCCAGCAGAGGACGCAACCACCTTGCACGGTTTACACGTCCATGAAATCTGTGGAGCTCCCTTCAAACCAATTGTTCGCATCCCAAGTGGAAAAGCCTGTGTTCGAGCCTGAGCCTGAACCCGAGCCAAAGCCTGATGAGCAGGAGACCAGGTCGAAGCCCAGTCCGCCtcacagcagcagcagcatcgGGATGCTGGAGGACCTGTTGCAGCAGGCCGAAGCATTGATCTCAAACAAGAATTCGCAGGATCAGAATGACTTCTTCCAACCGCAGGATCAGAAGTTTAACTTCTCGCAGAAGTCAGGCCATGCCTGGGATGATGTAGCTATTGGCTCCGACAATTCCTCAGGTTCGTAGA
This genomic window contains:
- the LOC116192731 gene encoding transcription factor MYB120-like isoform X2, whose translation is MVAHSGGSHTDNAVPSSSSASGGNGTVVAKKELKKGPWTAAEDAILMEYVKKNGEGNWNAVQKNTSLSRCGKSCRLRWTNHRRPNLKKGPFTPEEERLILQLHAQLGNKWARMAAQLPGRTDNEIKNYWNTRIKRRFRQGLLLYPNNIAFQKPTTSPPMQLEAQPATTPIRGRPPLQIPTRTISQFLAQSHSPSSTLSPTLRPVPLSPHSYSQFETNFTHSMSLFDPSPPLSPSPSGLPSSHGLWSPHSLPSPHGLPSPHGAPSPHSLPSPHGLLSSHSPTILSPNLVLKSYQDANISFPGFSFPLQTSPLQLPTANSFQFTPLTFNLNSPQGQQRTQPPCTVYTSMKSVELPSNQLFASQVEKPVFEPEPEPEPKPDEQETRSKPSPPHSSSSIGMLEDLLQQAEALISNKNSQDQNDFFQPQDQKFNFSQKSGHAWDDVAIGSDNSSGSTLPVHVLSLSLSICSRSA
- the LOC116192731 gene encoding transcription factor MYB120-like isoform X1 — translated: MVAHSGGSHTDNAVPSSSSASGGNGTVVAKKELKKGPWTAAEDAILMEYVKKNGEGNWNAVQKNTSLSRCGKSCRLRWTNHRRPNLKKGPFTPEEERLILQLHAQLGNKWARMAAQLPGRTDNEIKNYWNTRIKRRFRQGLLLYPNNIAFQKPTTSPPMQLEAQPATTPIRGRPPLQIPTRTISQFLAQSHSPSSTLSPTLRPVPLSPHSYSQFETNFTHSMSLFDPSPPLSPSPSGLPSSHGLWSPHSLPSPHGLPSPHGAPSPHSLPSPHGLLSSHSPTILSPNLVLKSYQDANISFPGFSFPLQTSPLQLPTANSFQFTPLTFNLNSPQGQQRTQPPCTVYTSMKSVELPSNQLFASQVEKPVFEPEPEPEPKPDEQETRSKPSPPHSSSSIGMLEDLLQQAEALISNKNSQDQNDFFQPQDQKFNFSQKSGHAWDDVAIGSDNSSEAGSGIKNEVKDENRSLHEDLTALLQSIPSPANILEVYNNLGDNLNTPHLDFGSGVVVSEDSLGIDMQQIASIFQVDANPTDISRQTASCPWNSLPRIY